A single window of Neisseria chenwenguii DNA harbors:
- a CDS encoding glycoside hydrolase family 2 TIM barrel-domain containing protein, producing the protein MLKQQFHQNPEILHVGTTPHRAYFIPCATETEALGGRREDSSRFTLLDGLWDFAWFDSAEDLPENPSDCTFDAAIPVPSCWQAQGYDHQHYTNINYPFPFDPPYVPHDNPCGVYRRTFDLAPQDGRRYFLNFEGVDSCFYLWLNGEFVGYSQVSHSTSEFDLTGRLKNGANTLVAAVLKWCDGSYLEDQDKFRMSGIFDDVYLLERPENRLADFFIRTEFSDGLKSAAISVETEFEGTPQPVSFQLYAPDGTLLHAQTDTSFRAKIADPVLWNAENPQQYTLLMECNGEFIAQKTGLRQVEISDGIFKINGKPVKFRGVNRHSSDPQTGYTISRAQAETDLRLMKEHNINAIRTAHYPNSPWFNELCSEYGFYVIGESDIESHGSSMVYVKSPEPSIFLNVSNDLETERMRLQAIDNVCYFARDPSYRNAVLDRTRANIKRDKNRSAVVIWSLGNESGFGENFEAAAAWIKSHDPGRPVHYEGSIYQHSGHTNDLGNIDFYSEMYAAPEDIDRYYSEGGVSGRNGAKKPFVLCEYSHAMGNSNGDLEDYFQTFERHPGSCGGFVWEWCDHAPARADGKPGYGGDFGDTPNDGNFCVDGLVSPDRVPHSGLKELKNVNRPARARLSDGQIRITNYLDFTDLQDYLSISWRYSENGETVSEGRLKTACAPAQSAVLPISLPQPSDGKLCLLDLEYTLDRATALLPQGHSLGFDQIDLTRRFDTGPFMPPRRAPETWQVRENGRYLELASPVFAYTFDRQKGIFSRLKKDGRDLIAEPLDFNIWRAPTDNDRLVRVLWQNAGYRQAYSRAYETAYEVQGGTVVIRAKTGIVATSRARILTLDTEYRIAPDGSISLAVHGEKAPELPYLPRFGLRFFLPDAGAEVGYCGYGSGESYEDKHHAAKLGFYRTTAAANHTDYLKPQENGSHYGTRFADTPDFTLSAAKPFSFSLSPYTQEALTDTAHGYELTESGSAVLCADYRMSGIGTNSCGPNLNDKYRFNGTSFDWHFEIRMK; encoded by the coding sequence ATGTTGAAACAGCAGTTCCATCAAAATCCCGAAATCCTCCACGTCGGCACCACGCCGCACCGTGCCTACTTCATTCCCTGCGCCACCGAAACCGAGGCTTTGGGCGGTCGGCGCGAAGATTCGTCGCGTTTCACCCTGCTCGACGGCCTGTGGGATTTTGCCTGGTTCGACAGCGCGGAGGATCTGCCCGAAAACCCGTCCGACTGCACCTTTGACGCCGCGATTCCCGTTCCCTCCTGCTGGCAGGCGCAGGGCTACGACCACCAGCACTACACCAACATCAACTACCCGTTTCCGTTCGACCCGCCCTATGTGCCGCACGACAACCCCTGCGGGGTTTACCGCCGCACGTTCGACCTCGCCCCGCAAGACGGCCGGCGCTATTTCCTGAATTTCGAGGGCGTGGACAGCTGCTTCTACCTCTGGCTCAACGGCGAATTTGTCGGCTACAGCCAAGTCAGCCACAGCACTTCCGAATTCGACCTCACAGGCCGTCTGAAAAACGGCGCCAACACACTGGTCGCCGCCGTATTGAAATGGTGCGACGGCAGCTATCTGGAAGACCAGGACAAATTCCGTATGTCGGGCATTTTCGACGACGTCTATCTGCTCGAACGCCCCGAAAACCGCCTTGCCGACTTCTTTATCCGCACAGAATTTTCAGACGGCCTCAAAAGCGCGGCCATCAGCGTCGAAACCGAATTCGAAGGAACGCCGCAACCCGTCTCGTTCCAACTCTACGCGCCCGACGGCACGCTGCTGCACGCCCAAACCGACACGTCGTTTCGCGCCAAAATCGCCGACCCCGTGCTTTGGAACGCGGAAAACCCGCAGCAGTACACGCTCTTGATGGAATGCAACGGCGAATTCATCGCCCAAAAAACCGGCCTGCGCCAAGTGGAAATTTCAGACGGCATCTTCAAAATCAACGGCAAACCGGTGAAATTCCGCGGCGTCAACCGCCACAGCAGTGACCCGCAAACCGGCTACACCATCAGCCGCGCGCAGGCAGAAACCGACCTGCGCCTGATGAAAGAGCATAATATCAACGCCATCCGCACCGCCCACTACCCCAATTCGCCGTGGTTTAACGAGCTTTGCAGCGAATACGGCTTTTACGTCATCGGAGAGAGCGACATCGAAAGCCACGGCTCCAGCATGGTTTACGTCAAATCGCCCGAGCCCAGCATTTTCCTAAACGTTTCCAACGATTTGGAAACCGAACGTATGCGTTTGCAGGCCATCGACAACGTCTGTTATTTCGCCCGCGACCCGTCGTATCGAAACGCCGTGCTCGACCGCACCCGCGCCAATATCAAGCGCGACAAAAACCGCAGCGCCGTCGTGATTTGGTCGCTGGGCAACGAATCGGGCTTCGGCGAAAACTTCGAAGCCGCCGCCGCATGGATCAAAAGCCACGACCCCGGCCGTCCCGTACATTACGAAGGCTCGATCTACCAACACTCCGGCCACACCAACGATTTGGGCAACATCGATTTTTACAGCGAAATGTACGCCGCGCCCGAAGACATCGACCGTTACTACAGCGAAGGCGGCGTATCCGGACGCAACGGCGCGAAAAAACCGTTTGTCCTGTGCGAATACAGCCACGCCATGGGCAATTCCAACGGCGATTTGGAAGACTACTTCCAAACCTTCGAACGCCATCCCGGCTCGTGCGGCGGCTTCGTTTGGGAATGGTGCGACCACGCGCCCGCCCGCGCCGACGGCAAACCGGGTTACGGCGGCGATTTCGGCGACACGCCCAACGACGGCAATTTCTGCGTGGATGGCCTCGTTTCGCCCGACCGCGTGCCGCACAGCGGCCTCAAAGAGCTGAAAAACGTCAACCGCCCTGCCCGCGCCCGTCTTTCAGACGGCCAAATCCGCATCACCAATTATCTCGACTTCACCGATTTGCAGGATTACCTGAGCATTAGCTGGCGTTATTCCGAAAACGGCGAAACCGTCTCCGAAGGCCGTCTGAAAACCGCCTGCGCCCCCGCGCAAAGCGCCGTTTTGCCGATTAGCCTGCCGCAGCCGTCCGACGGCAAACTCTGCCTGCTCGATTTGGAATACACCCTCGACCGCGCCACCGCCCTGCTGCCGCAGGGACACAGCCTCGGGTTCGACCAAATCGACCTGACCCGCCGCTTCGACACCGGGCCGTTCATGCCGCCGCGCCGTGCACCGGAAACCTGGCAGGTACGCGAAAACGGGCGTTATCTGGAATTGGCAAGCCCGGTGTTTGCCTACACCTTCGACCGCCAAAAAGGTATCTTCAGCCGTCTGAAAAAAGACGGCCGCGACCTGATTGCCGAACCGCTCGACTTCAACATCTGGCGCGCCCCGACCGACAATGACCGCCTCGTCCGCGTATTGTGGCAGAACGCAGGCTACCGTCAGGCATACAGCCGCGCTTACGAAACCGCATACGAAGTGCAAGGCGGTACCGTCGTCATCCGCGCCAAAACCGGCATCGTCGCCACCTCCCGCGCCCGCATCCTGACGCTGGACACCGAATACCGCATCGCACCCGACGGCAGCATCAGCCTGGCCGTTCACGGCGAAAAAGCGCCGGAACTCCCCTACCTGCCCCGCTTCGGCCTGCGCTTCTTCCTGCCCGACGCCGGCGCGGAGGTCGGCTACTGCGGCTACGGCAGCGGCGAAAGCTACGAAGACAAACACCATGCCGCCAAGCTCGGCTTCTACCGCACCACCGCCGCAGCCAACCACACGGATTATCTGAAACCGCAGGAAAACGGCAGCCACTACGGCACCCGTTTCGCCGACACGCCCGATTTCACCCTGAGCGCAGCCAAACCGTTCAGCTTCAGCCTCTCGCCCTACACGCAGGAAGCACTGACCGATACCGCACACGGCTACGAACTGACCGAATCAGGTTCCGCCGTCCTCTGCGCCGACTACCGCATGAGCGGCATCGGCACCAACTCCTGCGGCCCCAACCTGAACGACAAATACCGTTTCAACGGAACATCGTTTGACTGGCATTTTGAAATCAGGATGAAATAG
- a CDS encoding alpha-galactosidase produces the protein MTAKIIRLQSKDTDLIVRTEPAEILYWGAHLANFDESDVFTLERGVSNGSLDVDIPITLAAENGRGFFGVSGIEGHRDGLDWAPVFNTVKISQENSCLIIDAEDAVAKLGLRSEIETDENGVFKFRHTLTNLGAGNYTLNRLAVTLPLPDYAEEVLSFYGRWCREFQENRTKLRHGAFVQENRHGRTSHEYWPGMVVGSEGFNQEHGRVWGLHLAWSGNHRIRADVLIDGRRHAQLENLYLPGEIVLAQGESHSTPWVYGTYSDRGLNKMSNQFHDHVRRHIVRFRSAKRPVHLNIWEGVTFDHKPDHIIAMAEKAAQMGVERYIIDDGWFIGRNDDWGGLGDWYLDGKKYPQGLTPVIDAVKKLGMEFGIWVELEMINKNSNLYRAHPDWLLALDGYDQPEERHQFVLDLVNPEAFDYLLERMDWLLGNHDIDYIKWDHNRRLVQPGHLGRAAVVAQTEAAYRLFAILQERYPDVEIESCSSGGGRIDYEILKHCQRFWVSDNNDALMRQKIQRGMSYFFPPEVMGCHIGGRHCHTTHRNFSFLFRGLTALFGHMGVELDPVKEGDEECAGFAKYIALHKELRPLLHSGDVTRLDSIDENTLINGVVAKDKSQAVFLVSQLDQPEYKYLGRLRIPNLQPEARYRVKVLAVADYIREGRGGHLMKTYPQWFTGILEGKEYTVSGEWLADTGLSIPSIDPQSAVLFGFERV, from the coding sequence ATGACTGCAAAAATCATCCGTTTGCAGAGTAAGGATACCGACCTGATCGTGCGCACCGAGCCTGCGGAAATCCTCTATTGGGGCGCGCACTTGGCGAATTTTGACGAATCCGACGTGTTTACGCTCGAGCGCGGCGTGTCCAACGGCAGTTTGGACGTCGATATTCCGATTACGCTGGCGGCGGAAAACGGCCGCGGCTTTTTCGGCGTCTCTGGCATCGAAGGCCACCGCGACGGGCTGGATTGGGCGCCGGTTTTCAATACGGTCAAAATCAGTCAGGAAAACAGCTGCCTGATTATCGATGCGGAAGATGCCGTTGCCAAACTGGGCTTGCGCAGCGAAATCGAAACCGATGAAAACGGCGTGTTCAAATTCCGCCATACCCTGACCAACCTCGGCGCGGGAAACTACACCCTCAACCGTCTCGCCGTTACCCTTCCGCTGCCCGATTACGCTGAAGAAGTATTGAGCTTTTACGGCCGCTGGTGCCGCGAATTTCAGGAAAACCGCACCAAACTGCGGCACGGCGCATTCGTACAGGAAAACCGCCACGGCCGCACCTCGCACGAATACTGGCCGGGCATGGTTGTCGGCAGCGAAGGCTTCAATCAGGAACACGGCCGCGTGTGGGGGCTGCATCTGGCCTGGTCGGGCAACCACCGCATCCGTGCCGACGTTTTAATCGACGGCCGCCGCCACGCCCAACTGGAAAACCTCTACCTTCCCGGCGAAATTGTGCTGGCGCAGGGCGAAAGCCACAGCACGCCGTGGGTGTACGGCACCTATTCCGACAGGGGCCTGAACAAAATGTCCAACCAATTCCACGACCATGTGCGCCGGCATATCGTCCGTTTCCGCAGCGCCAAACGCCCCGTACATCTGAACATCTGGGAAGGCGTAACATTTGACCACAAACCCGACCACATCATCGCCATGGCGGAAAAAGCCGCGCAGATGGGCGTAGAGCGCTACATCATCGACGACGGCTGGTTTATCGGCCGCAACGACGACTGGGGCGGCTTGGGCGACTGGTATCTCGACGGGAAAAAATACCCGCAGGGGCTGACGCCCGTCATCGACGCCGTAAAAAAACTCGGTATGGAGTTCGGCATTTGGGTCGAGCTGGAGATGATCAACAAAAACAGCAATCTCTACCGCGCCCATCCTGACTGGCTGTTGGCGCTCGACGGTTACGACCAGCCCGAAGAACGGCACCAGTTCGTCCTCGATTTAGTCAACCCCGAAGCCTTCGACTATCTGCTCGAACGCATGGATTGGCTCTTGGGCAACCACGACATCGACTACATCAAATGGGACCACAACCGCCGTCTGGTACAGCCCGGCCACCTAGGCCGTGCTGCCGTCGTCGCCCAAACCGAAGCCGCCTACCGCCTGTTTGCCATTTTGCAGGAACGCTATCCCGACGTAGAAATCGAAAGCTGCTCCTCGGGCGGCGGCCGCATCGACTACGAAATCCTGAAACACTGCCAGCGTTTCTGGGTTTCCGACAACAACGACGCCCTGATGCGCCAGAAAATCCAGCGCGGCATGAGCTACTTCTTTCCGCCTGAAGTCATGGGCTGCCACATCGGCGGACGCCACTGCCACACCACCCACCGCAACTTCTCCTTCCTCTTCCGCGGCCTGACCGCCCTGTTCGGCCACATGGGCGTCGAGCTCGACCCTGTCAAAGAAGGTGACGAAGAATGCGCAGGCTTTGCCAAATACATCGCGCTGCACAAAGAACTGCGCCCGCTCCTGCACAGCGGAGACGTTACCCGCCTCGACAGCATCGATGAAAACACACTCATCAACGGCGTGGTCGCCAAAGACAAATCCCAAGCCGTATTCCTCGTCAGCCAGCTCGATCAGCCCGAATACAAATATCTGGGACGGCTGCGCATTCCGAACCTGCAACCCGAAGCCCGCTACCGCGTCAAAGTATTGGCCGTAGCCGACTACATCCGCGAGGGTAGGGGCGGACACCTGATGAAAACCTATCCGCAATGGTTTACCGGCATTCTGGAGGGCAAAGAATATACCGTCAGCGGAGAATGGCTGGCCGACACGGGATTAAGCATCCCGAGCATCGACCCGCAAAGCGCCGTCTTGTTCGGATTCGAACGGGTGTAG
- a CDS encoding MFS transporter, producing MSEVQSEFQDCYYLKNRNFWIFGAYFFLYFFIMAACYPFLPIWLHDINGLSKADTGIVFSFMSFFALCAQPVFGYITDKMGLKKHLLWILAVGLILFAPFFIYVFSPLLKSNVVAGAVAGGLYMGFVFSGGAPASEAFVEKVSRHSNFEFGRARMFGMLGWALCTSIVGILFGVDPNLVFWMGSAAAVVLFVLLFFAKTDDLDRKSAGESHHSKVSLGQALALLKQPRFWALLAYVIGVSCTYDIFDQQFANFFTSFFASKEQGTEAFGYVTTFGELLNAAIMFFAPLLVNKIGAKNALLLAGGIMTVRILGSSFAGSAVQVIILKTLHMFEVPFLLVGMFKYITTVFDEKYSATIYLVAYGFGKQITMMFMSTYVGAMYDSMGFHSSYLLLGSIAAGFTLLSAVVLTGPKKALVRN from the coding sequence ATGTCTGAAGTGCAATCTGAGTTTCAAGACTGTTACTATCTGAAAAACCGCAATTTTTGGATTTTCGGAGCGTATTTCTTCCTGTACTTTTTCATCATGGCGGCGTGTTATCCGTTTTTGCCGATCTGGCTGCACGATATTAACGGCCTGAGCAAGGCGGATACGGGGATTGTTTTCTCGTTTATGTCGTTTTTCGCGCTGTGTGCGCAGCCGGTATTCGGTTACATTACCGACAAGATGGGGCTGAAAAAACACCTGCTGTGGATTTTGGCGGTGGGGCTGATTCTGTTTGCACCGTTTTTTATTTATGTGTTCAGCCCGCTGCTGAAAAGCAATGTCGTGGCCGGTGCGGTTGCGGGCGGTCTGTATATGGGCTTTGTGTTTTCGGGCGGTGCGCCGGCATCTGAGGCGTTTGTGGAGAAAGTCAGCCGTCACAGCAATTTCGAGTTCGGTCGCGCACGGATGTTCGGGATGCTGGGCTGGGCGTTGTGCACATCGATTGTCGGTATTTTGTTCGGCGTTGATCCGAATCTGGTGTTTTGGATGGGTTCGGCGGCTGCGGTGGTATTGTTTGTATTGCTGTTTTTCGCCAAAACCGATGATTTGGATCGGAAAAGCGCGGGTGAAAGCCATCATAGCAAGGTTTCCCTCGGGCAGGCGCTGGCGCTGCTCAAACAGCCGCGTTTTTGGGCGCTGCTGGCTTATGTAATCGGCGTGTCGTGTACCTACGATATTTTCGACCAGCAGTTTGCCAATTTCTTCACGTCGTTTTTCGCGTCGAAAGAGCAGGGCACGGAAGCCTTCGGTTATGTTACGACTTTCGGCGAGCTGCTGAATGCGGCGATTATGTTTTTCGCCCCGCTTCTGGTCAACAAAATCGGTGCGAAAAATGCGCTGTTGCTGGCCGGAGGCATCATGACGGTGCGGATTTTGGGTTCGTCTTTCGCGGGCAGCGCGGTGCAGGTGATTATCCTGAAAACGCTGCATATGTTTGAAGTGCCGTTTCTGCTGGTGGGGATGTTTAAATACATCACGACTGTGTTCGACGAAAAATATTCGGCAACGATTTATCTGGTGGCCTACGGCTTCGGCAAGCAGATTACCATGATGTTTATGTCCACCTATGTGGGCGCGATGTACGACAGCATGGGCTTTCATTCCAGCTACCTGCTTTTGGGCAGCATCGCGGCGGGCTTTACCCTGCTGTCGGCGGTCGTGCTGACCGGCCCGAAAAAAGCCCTGGTTCGGAACTGA
- a CDS encoding formate/nitrite transporter family protein produces the protein MSDFYPHEILNATVGKGIAKGNGSTAELSVLGFLGGAFISLGYLAYIRVVGGMPEEWGSLATLLGAAVFPIGLICILLGGGELITSNMMVLPVAVMMKKITAAQWLRNWLIVTLANVIGAFFVAWFFGHYLGLTEGRYLHETIHVAEGKVAADFGHAVVSGIGCNWMVAMGAWLCYGAHTYSGKILAIWFPIMIFVLIGFQHVVANMFVIPAAIWAGADITWTQFAHNMISVYIGNAIGGAVFVGVMYTLAYRKQAEAENGHH, from the coding sequence ATGAGCGACTTCTATCCGCACGAAATCCTTAATGCAACCGTTGGTAAAGGTATTGCCAAAGGCAACGGCAGTACCGCCGAACTTTCCGTACTCGGTTTTTTGGGCGGTGCATTTATTTCCTTAGGTTATTTGGCCTATATCCGCGTGGTCGGCGGCATGCCCGAAGAATGGGGCAGTCTCGCCACTCTGCTTGGCGCGGCAGTCTTCCCCATCGGTCTGATCTGTATCTTATTGGGAGGCGGCGAACTGATTACCAGCAACATGATGGTTTTACCCGTTGCCGTCATGATGAAAAAAATTACCGCCGCACAATGGCTGCGCAACTGGCTGATCGTGACCTTGGCCAACGTTATCGGCGCCTTTTTTGTCGCCTGGTTTTTCGGCCACTACCTCGGCCTGACCGAAGGCAGATACCTGCATGAAACCATACACGTCGCCGAAGGCAAAGTCGCCGCCGACTTCGGCCATGCCGTCGTTTCCGGCATAGGCTGTAACTGGATGGTCGCCATGGGTGCATGGCTTTGTTACGGCGCACACACCTATTCCGGCAAAATTCTGGCCATTTGGTTTCCCATCATGATTTTCGTCTTAATCGGCTTCCAGCACGTCGTTGCCAATATGTTCGTTATTCCCGCTGCCATTTGGGCAGGCGCGGACATCACTTGGACGCAGTTTGCCCACAACATGATCTCCGTTTATATCGGTAACGCCATTGGCGGCGCAGTATTCGTCGGCGTGATGTACACGCTCGCCTATCGCAAACAGGCGGAGGCGGAAAACGGACACCATTAA
- the pntB gene encoding Re/Si-specific NAD(P)(+) transhydrogenase subunit beta, giving the protein MSLGLVTAAYIVAAILFIFALAGLSKQETAKQGCYAGMAGMAVALFATVFSEQTSGFFFVIIAMAAGGLIGIAKAQKVEMTEMPELIALLHSFVGLAAVLVGFNSFIEPGDMPSEMHTIHLVEVFLGIFIGAVTLTGSLVAFGKLNGKISSAPLQLPAKHKLNAAALIVSFILMLLFVSADGSWFALILMTLIALAFGWHLVASIGGADMPVVVSMLNSYSGWAAAAAGFMLSNDLLIVTGALVGSSGAILSYIMCKAMNRSFISVIAGGFGTDGSAAASGSEEAGEHREVQAAEVAEMLKGASSVIITPGYGMAVAQAQYPVAEITDLLRKNGTEVRFGIHPVAGRLPGHMNVLLAEAKVPYDIVLEMDEINDDFPETDVVLVIGANDTVNPAAQTDPNSPIAGMPVLEVWKAKEVVVFKRSMNTGYAGVQNPLFFNENTVMCFGDAKAKVDEILAELKK; this is encoded by the coding sequence ATGTCATTAGGTTTGGTAACTGCGGCATACATTGTCGCCGCGATTTTATTTATCTTCGCCCTTGCCGGCCTTTCCAAACAGGAAACCGCCAAGCAGGGCTGCTACGCCGGTATGGCGGGCATGGCGGTGGCGCTGTTTGCCACCGTGTTCAGCGAACAGACTTCCGGCTTTTTCTTCGTCATCATTGCGATGGCGGCGGGCGGCCTGATCGGTATCGCCAAAGCGCAGAAAGTCGAAATGACCGAAATGCCCGAGCTGATTGCGCTGTTGCACAGCTTCGTCGGTTTGGCTGCGGTTTTGGTCGGTTTCAACAGCTTTATCGAACCGGGTGATATGCCGTCTGAAATGCACACCATTCATTTGGTAGAAGTGTTCCTCGGCATTTTCATCGGCGCGGTCACGCTCACCGGCTCGCTGGTGGCGTTCGGCAAACTCAACGGCAAAATCAGCAGCGCCCCGCTGCAACTGCCGGCGAAACACAAGCTCAACGCGGCTGCGCTGATTGTGTCGTTTATCCTGATGCTGCTGTTTGTATCGGCCGACGGCTCGTGGTTTGCGCTGATTCTGATGACCCTGATTGCGCTGGCGTTCGGCTGGCACTTGGTCGCTTCCATCGGCGGCGCGGATATGCCCGTGGTCGTTTCCATGCTCAATTCCTACTCGGGCTGGGCGGCGGCGGCGGCAGGTTTCATGCTGTCAAACGACCTGCTGATCGTGACCGGCGCATTGGTCGGCTCGAGTGGCGCGATTCTGTCGTACATCATGTGTAAAGCGATGAACCGCTCGTTTATTTCCGTGATCGCAGGCGGCTTCGGTACCGACGGTTCGGCCGCCGCTTCGGGCAGCGAAGAAGCGGGCGAACACCGCGAAGTGCAGGCGGCGGAAGTGGCCGAAATGCTCAAAGGCGCAAGTTCCGTCATCATCACGCCGGGCTACGGCATGGCGGTGGCGCAGGCGCAGTATCCTGTGGCCGAAATCACCGACCTGCTGCGTAAAAACGGCACCGAAGTGCGCTTCGGCATCCACCCCGTCGCAGGCCGTCTGCCGGGTCATATGAACGTCTTGCTTGCCGAGGCGAAAGTGCCTTACGATATCGTTTTGGAAATGGATGAAATCAACGACGATTTCCCCGAAACCGACGTGGTATTGGTTATCGGCGCCAACGATACCGTCAACCCTGCCGCGCAAACCGATCCGAACTCGCCCATCGCCGGTATGCCGGTATTGGAAGTTTGGAAAGCCAAAGAAGTCGTCGTATTTAAACGCTCGATGAACACCGGCTATGCAGGCGTACAAAACCCGCTGTTCTTCAATGAAAACACCGTTATGTGTTTCGGCGACGCGAAAGCGAAAGTCGATGAAATTCTGGCCGAACTGAAAAAATAA
- a CDS encoding Re/Si-specific NAD(P)(+) transhydrogenase subunit alpha produces the protein MKIGIPRESLAGETRVACTPATVTQLLKLGFEVVVESKAGAAASLDDAAYEAAGAAVADAAAVWACPLIYKVNAPSAEETGRLKAGQTLVSFLWPAQNPELVKKLSEQKVNVLAMDMVPRISRAQSLDALSSMANISGYRAVIEAANAFGRFFTGQITAAGKVPPAQVLVIGAGVAGLAAIGTANSLGAVVKAFDTRLEVAEQIESMGGQFLKLDFPQEAGGSGDGYAKVMSEEFIAAEMKLFAEQAQQVDIIITTAAIPGKPAPKLITAEMVQSMKPGSVIVDLAAATGGNCELTKPGELFVTANGVKIIGYTDMANRLAGQSSQLYATNLVNLSKLLSPNKDGEIALDFEDVIIRNMTVTRDGEVTFPPPAIQVSAAPQQAAAQAAPVAKPEPEPVPTWKKLAPAVIGALAVLWIGAVAPAAFLNHFIVFVLSCVIGYYVVWNVSHSLHTPLMSVTNAISGIIVVGALLQIGQGNFFVSLLAFVAILIASVNIFGGFYVTRRMLNMFRKG, from the coding sequence ATGAAAATCGGTATCCCAAGAGAGTCTCTGGCCGGTGAAACCCGCGTAGCGTGTACGCCTGCTACCGTTACCCAGCTTTTGAAGCTGGGTTTTGAAGTAGTAGTGGAAAGCAAAGCGGGTGCGGCGGCCAGTTTGGATGATGCGGCTTACGAAGCGGCGGGCGCGGCGGTGGCCGATGCGGCTGCGGTGTGGGCTTGTCCGTTGATTTACAAGGTGAACGCGCCTTCTGCCGAAGAAACAGGCCGTCTGAAAGCCGGTCAGACTTTAGTGAGCTTTTTGTGGCCGGCGCAGAATCCCGAGCTGGTGAAAAAACTTTCCGAGCAGAAAGTCAACGTGTTGGCGATGGATATGGTGCCGCGTATTTCGCGCGCGCAGTCGCTTGACGCGCTCTCTTCGATGGCCAACATCAGCGGCTACCGCGCCGTGATTGAGGCGGCGAACGCGTTCGGCCGTTTCTTCACCGGCCAGATTACCGCCGCAGGCAAAGTGCCGCCGGCGCAGGTTTTGGTCATCGGCGCAGGCGTGGCCGGTTTGGCGGCGATCGGTACTGCAAACTCGTTGGGCGCGGTGGTTAAAGCGTTCGATACCCGTTTGGAAGTCGCCGAGCAAATCGAATCGATGGGCGGCCAATTTCTGAAACTGGATTTCCCGCAGGAAGCGGGCGGCAGCGGCGACGGCTACGCCAAAGTGATGAGCGAAGAATTTATCGCAGCCGAAATGAAGCTGTTCGCCGAACAGGCGCAGCAGGTCGATATCATCATCACCACCGCCGCGATTCCGGGAAAACCCGCACCCAAGCTGATTACCGCCGAGATGGTGCAATCCATGAAACCGGGTTCCGTGATTGTGGATTTGGCGGCGGCAACCGGCGGCAACTGTGAGTTGACCAAACCGGGCGAATTGTTCGTTACCGCCAACGGCGTAAAAATCATCGGCTACACCGATATGGCAAACCGCCTGGCCGGCCAGTCTTCCCAGCTTTACGCCACCAATCTGGTCAACCTTTCCAAGCTGTTGAGCCCGAACAAAGACGGCGAAATCGCGCTGGATTTTGAAGACGTCATCATCCGCAACATGACCGTCACCCGCGACGGCGAAGTGACTTTCCCTCCGCCTGCGATTCAGGTTTCCGCCGCACCGCAACAGGCCGCCGCGCAAGCCGCGCCAGTGGCCAAACCCGAGCCTGAACCCGTTCCGACTTGGAAAAAACTCGCCCCCGCCGTCATCGGCGCGCTGGCGGTTTTGTGGATTGGTGCCGTCGCGCCCGCCGCGTTCTTAAACCACTTCATCGTGTTCGTGCTCTCGTGCGTGATCGGCTATTACGTCGTGTGGAACGTGTCGCACTCGCTGCACACGCCGCTGATGTCGGTTACCAACGCGATTTCTGGCATCATCGTCGTCGGCGCGCTGCTGCAAATCGGTCAGGGCAACTTCTTTGTGTCGCTGCTGGCGTTTGTCGCGATTCTGATTGCGAGCGTGAACATTTTCGGCGGTTTTTACGTTACCCGCCGTATGTTGAATATGTTTAGGAAAGGATAA
- the gloA gene encoding lactoylglutathione lyase encodes MRMLHTMLRVGNLEKSLAFYQDVLGMKLLRKHDYPEGKFSLAFIGYGDETDHTVIELTHNWDTESYDLGNAFGHIAIEVDDAYAACEAVKQKGGNVTREAGPMKHGTSVIAFVEDPDGYKIEFIQKGSGNDSVKYG; translated from the coding sequence ATGAGAATGCTCCATACCATGCTGCGCGTCGGCAATCTGGAAAAATCGCTTGCCTTCTATCAAGACGTTTTGGGCATGAAACTCTTACGTAAACACGACTATCCCGAAGGTAAATTTTCGCTGGCCTTCATCGGCTATGGCGACGAAACCGACCATACCGTCATTGAGCTGACCCACAACTGGGATACCGAAAGCTACGATTTGGGCAACGCTTTCGGCCACATCGCCATCGAAGTCGACGACGCCTACGCTGCCTGCGAAGCGGTCAAGCAGAAAGGCGGCAACGTCACCCGCGAAGCCGGCCCGATGAAACACGGCACCTCCGTGATTGCCTTTGTCGAAGACCCCGACGGCTACAAAATCGAGTTCATCCAAAAAGGCAGCGGCAACGATTCGGTAAAATACGGCTGA
- the iscX gene encoding Fe-S cluster assembly protein IscX, which yields MKWTDTQRIAEALYDLHGDSIDPKTVRFTQLRDLITALPDFDDDPARCGERILEAVQQAWIEEAE from the coding sequence ATGAAATGGACAGACACCCAACGCATCGCCGAAGCGCTTTACGATTTGCACGGCGACAGCATCGACCCGAAAACCGTGCGTTTTACCCAACTGCGCGACCTGATTACGGCGCTGCCGGATTTCGACGACGATCCCGCCCGCTGCGGCGAACGCATCCTCGAAGCCGTTCAACAGGCTTGGATTGAAGAAGCGGAGTAA